In Calliopsis andreniformis isolate RMS-2024a chromosome 6, iyCalAndr_principal, whole genome shotgun sequence, the genomic window TGAATGTAATTTCTTACTCATATTAGTTGCAATCTTATTTCTGACTGAATCGATAACGTTAAGCATGACAAAAACGATAAGAAGTTCACAAGACCTCCGAGTAcgcaataaaaaaaatacattagGTGATAGGTCTATTCTATTCTTTGTCAATGATGCACCCTTTGAAAAACAATTTTTCATTGTCTCTAGGAGTCAATTCCAATATTCATTTTGTTACTTTTTCCCTCATTGTCAGTACACTTTTGTAAATATTATACCTATTTTTAAGTGCACATGATATTGAATTCACAGAATATTTATTAACGAATGATTGACTTTCTATCTAGGCCTACTTTTTATGTCCACAAAAATGTAAACTTGATTTCGTATTAATATTGAATCAACTAATCATATCTTAACTTTGTCATGGAATATACTTTGCTGCTACATTCAGAAAACAATTTTGTTACAGATCCAAATTTTTACTATATTTCTGTAAAATTTACTGTTAACTAGTTATTCTCTTCAATTTGACTACAGAACTTTAACATTCGAGTACAGTGTTAAATGTTAATGCAGCGTCTTCGAATTACATGAGCGAATTATTAAAAACCATAAACATAAAGTAACTTCGAATTTTAACGTTTGGCCGTACTGAATGCGAATAGAGCTCTGGTCAAAGAACTCGCTGACATCGAAACACACGCAGAGGTGTCAATACGAGGAACTGTCAAAGTTTCGAAAATGACAGTGTCTTGTAGCGAATTTCTGTAAAATTAAGAGAAATTGTTTGTCGTTGAAAGATACAAATAATCAGAGTTCAACTTGATGGCAGAGTAAAATCGTATACTATGATTTTAGTCATTGTTTACTTAAAATTTTAAGACGGTCTGTATAACCTGAAAGCACGTTACAAACTCCAAATATTAATTACACAATATTACGTTGTAATATATCATCGTCATCGTACTTGACGTTTTAATGATATTTTCTGCGAGGTATTATGAAGGTATACAATGGAGGTTTCAGAGACAAGAAACCTTGTTAGAGATTTGGATTTAACCCTGCAACCTCATATTGTTCCACGATACAAAACTTGGCTACCTCTCGCGACACAGCAGGTAAATACCATTGTAAAATTGTTATTGTGCCTACTATTCACTGTATATGGTCATAAATTTAATCCTCAACTGGTGTGGTAGTCATATTATAACATAATCTAGTTGGGTTATTGAGTTTctataataaaaaatgattcATACTAATAGATAAAAAATTCCCAACTTTTCAGTTTTTcaatttctgtaaattattcttgaatatattttatatcaaaCACTGAAAGTtgaattaatataaaatatgacCTATGACCCATATCATACCACTTAAGGGATATCATTTTTTATGGTGGTAAATGTTCAAGATTAGATTCAAAGATACTATATTAGCATTAAATGTAATTTGTACAGTAATTTGTAATAAGGAAAGTATGATTTTCAGCTAAGGCTTAGAAATCTCATACAAATAATAGGATGTAATTTGAAGCCAAATGTGAATAGCGAAGTTTGTtggttttattatactttacatAGAACAAGTATGTCTTCTCCTCTGTATGCAAGTGAACCAATTGATAATATGAATCCAAGGTGGTCCAGTCTTGAAGTACCAACTATACATGCCACCGGCTATTCTACTGCTAGTGGTGAGCTTTCTAGTTTGTTAGTACCTTAAATGTAATCACACGTTCATTGGTATAATTAAGCTTGAGGCTTTATAATTAAGTACCTAATTAATATTACTCATTGTAATGGAACTGATATTACATgtaagaaaatttgaaattctttgaCAGAGATTATTGTAAGACTTTGGAAGAGAACGATTATGGATAATGTGTCAACTGATGTAACTATATTTACATGGGGAATATCTTTTACTGGCTTAGCTTACATTGGTCCAAAACTGCCAAATAATTTAGATACTGTTTTGAAAGAAAATTCTCTAATTTTCCACTTTCATGGAGGCTTTTTCACACCAGTCTACTGCTTTGTTGAAGCTCCTGACTTAAAAAGATATCTGCATATGAAGGTTAATACATCTGAGATAAAAGATAGCTATACTGTAAACAAACTCAGCAGTTTAAGAAACAAAATGCAAGCATTAAAACAACAAACAGAATCAGTGCAAGCACTTCGAATGCGAATTGCATCTGGAGATAATTTTCACACTCCAAAGTACTCACAATCTTCGTTAAATCGATTATTTCAACCTCGTAAAGTAAATAGAGAGAAGAAAGCTGAGATATTAAAAATACGGAAGGAATTAGAAATGGCCAGGTTTAGAACAAAATTATTAGAACAAGAAAGAACAAGGAAAATGGGAGAAGTGAGAATGTTAACTCAATCCCATTCTAATATAATGGAAGAAAATCAAGATTATGGTACTGATTAggatataatattatatttaaatgtGTCTGCATGTAATTTATGTGTCATGATTTTAAATTAAATGTTTCCATGTGTTACAGGTTCAGATTTGATGGAAAGGTACAGAGAACTTAATAAAGACATAGAACGACTACATGAATGGCGACAAAATCAAATGGATACAAGAGAAATGTATGCTGAATTGAGTAGTCAACTTGCTCACAGAAGAAGACAATTAATTTCAGAGCTCAGTTTAATATATCCTACTACACAGGTAGTTATATGATATATAATTAAAGTTTTAAAGAATGATGTGGAATAAATCAAGAAGTATATAAGTAtataaatacaatgaaaaactaaaGATACTTATATCATACAGGATGCAAATGGGAAATATAGAATACACAATGTACATTTACCTGATAGCGAAGATTTAGAATTATCAAATGATACTGAAGTAGCTGTTGCATTGGGATTTGTTGCACATACTACTCAAATGATTGCTAATTTTCTTAATATACCTACTAGATATCCTATTATACATTATGGATCACGTAGTAAAGTTATAGACCATATCACAGAAAACTTACCTGATAATGAAAGACAGTGAGTACTCTGTACCCCTtatattttcaaacttttattgAAGTTATAACAGCAATGTGTATTTTTAGGTTCCCATTATTTGCTCGAAGCAAAGATGAATTGCACTTTCGTTATGCTGTCTatttactgaataaaaacaTAGCTCAATTAAGATGGTACTGCGGCCTTCCAACAACGGACTTAAGGGCAACACTTCCTAATCTAGCTACTTTGATAAATATTAAACCAAATCAATCGCAGTACGTAATTATGTTGTTGATATGATCGAATATAATCATTTTACAAAATGTATTGTTATCGTTCTACTATTTTATAGTTTGGATAACTCGAAACGAACATATTCTGCTTCATCTTTGGATACTGAAGTGGGGAATGGAAGACAAAACTTGCCATTAACACCGCCTATAcagaaattaatttttgaaaagTGTCATCGATCTTCACGATCTATGAGTCAACTGAAAAGCATAAAATCTTCTCTCGGTTCTTCTTTGGATCAGGGTTTAGATAAACCTGTACAGACCCTTGTTTTAGGTAGCCAATCAAAACGTATTTGTAAGTCAGAAGAAAGTGCCATTGATAATAAAACGTTGGTACTAGCAAAAGATAGATCAAGAAACAGTAGTAATGAAACTTTAAATAATGCTATTTTAAGTAATATAAGTGGCTCGAATGCCGACAGCAGCATTCGAGCAAACAATGAAATTGAAGTAGAAAGTAATATTGAAATTATGATGCCAACGTCAATATCTAAATCGACTAACGTTACGGATAGTTTAGAAGGTTCAGAGAGTGTAAGAAACAGAAGTTCCAATTCCATAAGTAGCTGTGAAATGGCACTCAATAGCAGTCAGAATGGAGACGATAGTTCAAACGATAATAATGCAATTAAAAAAGACGAAAGTGATATTATAGATAATACTCAAAAAAATGGCAAACATAGTGAAGATTCTAACACAGGTAGTGAAATTCCACAAAAGTGTGATAATCCTAATATAGCAGCTAGTGAAGCAAGTTACAATATTCATGAATGTGGTGCAGCCGCTATGGAAGCTTCAACATATAATAAGGAACATTTCGCTAAATCATGTTTGTCACTAAACGATATAATGTCATGTACCTACGAAGAAACGGAAAAGAAACAAAGGACAAGCTCTACTTGTAGTTACCCAGAGTGTCTTTCATCAAAAGATACAACTTCGCGAAAACAACATGATTCAGAATTAAAGTAAGTACATGTATGCTGATGTAATCAATATTCTCAAGTGCCTACGTGATTTTTAACCACTTGCTTGTAATAAATATCTGCTTCTAATCAGTAATAACgatatttaagaaatttaaaatacaagaaaattatttttctttgcTACAGAACAGATAAAGTAGATCCTTCGCAATTTAAAAGTTGGTGCCATTATGATGCGAGCAAAGAATCAATGGTGAGTTCGTTAATATATTTCTTAAAATGTTACTTTTGTTAATGATACGATATTTTTTGATTATTTCAGTTGGCAACGGAATTAATACAAACAGCACATAAATCAGACTGTTATTCGTGCGATGAAACAAACGCATGTGACTTTCAAACATCGAGCGAATACATAGATATTATCAGACGTAGTTCGGAACAAGTATATGCACGCACTGAAGCTTTAACTAATAAgaaaaccagtttcaaagttatgAAACCacgactgtaatatttatattctagAATATACTATAACGCTTATTGCTCTAATAGTTGATATTTAGATGACCCCAGAAGGAAGAAAAGTTAAATGCATTATGTAgaagattaatatttattatgttATTACGTAAAAGtctgaaatgaaaaaaatatggtATAATTATTTGAAAACGTCGAAGCGAGAAATTTTCATTTAGTATGCAGATCATTAATGCTTCTgtttaaaagaaaaatgaatATAAGGCAAAAACGGAAATGGGTTTGTTAATTATGTTACGAATATTcagtttagagtaattatattcgattattttctaaatcttatggtcatttgaactagGGCTGGAGAGTATATTTCAAATACTATTATTgcgtaatatatttaaatacatgtattgtacataaatttgaatttgaaatttaaatttacttATGCATGCGTGCGCGCGGGCGCGTATGTAATTTATTGTGGGTCATGAAAGATTAACTAAGCTTTTTCTTAAAAAACAATACGTACTAATCTATTAACTCCTAATTACAAGAATAAATTTCGTAATTGATACGTGCATCATCAAAAtcagtatatatgtatatttttttaattgtgaTGTTTATAATTACTATGTACAGTTAGTACTATTAATATTCTGTGTGTATAGGCAATATTATATTGATTTAATATACATGTTATGCTAAGTAAATGATATTTGTATACACTTAAACGTATCTGAATATACTTAACAAGATTTGTTTCAGTAATATTCGGTTGATGATTATGAGATGCAGCACTTAAATTTTTATATAGAATTCTCCTATTTTTgccattaaaaaaatattcatatcCATGCAAATCGTATGTAAGAGGACCAACCAAAGTACTAACATAGCTATTGTTTAAGGAGATAATACTATAGtaattttgtaattattcactatAAGTGAAGAGTATCGTTTGCGACACCTTATTAGAAGGAAGAAATATGAGTATCTCTTGTGCAATGTTCATAACAAATTATTCTTAAGTAAAGAAATAGAAAGGCATAAAATATCTTCAATTGTTAAACACAAAATTTATAAATGTTCATGTAATGTGATATCATATTTTGATAAATTTATTTTACCAGTGTAAGTATAATTCTTTTCACTAAGTTAtcgaatattttttataatgtaatgactattatttattataattaaaactgctgtgttagaaaatctattaatctacatacataatatgcaatatgtaCT contains:
- the Uvrag gene encoding UV-resistance associated gene, whose protein sequence is MEVSETRNLVRDLDLTLQPHIVPRYKTWLPLATQQLRLRNLIQIIGCNLKPNVNSEVCWFYYTLHRTSMSSPLYASEPIDNMNPRWSSLEVPTIHATGYSTASEIIVRLWKRTIMDNVSTDVTIFTWGISFTGLAYIGPKLPNNLDTVLKENSLIFHFHGGFFTPVYCFVEAPDLKRYLHMKVNTSEIKDSYTVNKLSSLRNKMQALKQQTESVQALRMRIASGDNFHTPKYSQSSLNRLFQPRKVNREKKAEILKIRKELEMARFRTKLLEQERTRKMGEVRMLTQSHSNIMEENQDYGSDLMERYRELNKDIERLHEWRQNQMDTREMYAELSSQLAHRRRQLISELSLIYPTTQDANGKYRIHNVHLPDSEDLELSNDTEVAVALGFVAHTTQMIANFLNIPTRYPIIHYGSRSKVIDHITENLPDNERQFPLFARSKDELHFRYAVYLLNKNIAQLRWYCGLPTTDLRATLPNLATLINIKPNQSHLDNSKRTYSASSLDTEVGNGRQNLPLTPPIQKLIFEKCHRSSRSMSQLKSIKSSLGSSLDQGLDKPVQTLVLGSQSKRICKSEESAIDNKTLVLAKDRSRNSSNETLNNAILSNISGSNADSSIRANNEIEVESNIEIMMPTSISKSTNVTDSLEGSESVRNRSSNSISSCEMALNSSQNGDDSSNDNNAIKKDESDIIDNTQKNGKHSEDSNTGSEIPQKCDNPNIAASEASYNIHECGAAAMEASTYNKEHFAKSCLSLNDIMSCTYEETEKKQRTSSTCSYPECLSSKDTTSRKQHDSELKTDKVDPSQFKSWCHYDASKESMLATELIQTAHKSDCYSCDETNACDFQTSSEYIDIIRRSSEQVYARTEALTNKKTSFKVMKPRL